Proteins encoded together in one Mycobacterium noviomagense window:
- a CDS encoding glutamate synthase subunit beta, which yields MADPKGFLKYTHRELPKRRPVDLRLRDWKEVYEDFDHGVLQQQATRCMDCGIPFCHNGCPLGNLIPEWNDLVRRGRWRDAIERLHATNNFPDFTGRLCPAPCEPACVLGINQDPVTIKQIELEIIDKAFDEGWVVPLPPDKLTGRTVAVVGSGPAGLAAAQQLTRAGHSVTVFERDDRIGGLLRYGIPEFKMEKRHLNRRLAQMEAEDTEFRAGVNVGVDISAEQLRADFDAVVLAGGATAWRDLPIPGRDLDGIHQAMEFLPWANRVQEGDDVLGPDGEPPITAKGKKVVIIGGGDTGADCLGTVHRQGAISVHQFEIMPRPPDTRAESTPWPTYPLMYRVSAAHEEGGERVFSVNTEEFVGRDGHVTALKAHEVRMQDGKFVKVDGSDFELEADLVLLAMGFVGPEKPGLLTDLGVEFTERGNVARGDEFETSVPGVFVAGDMGRGQSLIVWAIAEGRAAAAAVDRYLMGRSALPAPIKPTAAPQR from the coding sequence ATGGCTGACCCGAAGGGCTTCCTGAAGTACACCCACCGCGAGTTGCCCAAGCGCCGCCCGGTGGATTTGCGCCTGCGTGACTGGAAAGAGGTCTACGAAGACTTCGATCACGGGGTGCTGCAGCAGCAGGCCACCCGCTGCATGGATTGCGGGATCCCGTTCTGCCACAACGGATGTCCGTTGGGCAACCTGATCCCGGAATGGAATGACCTGGTGCGTCGGGGCCGTTGGCGTGATGCGATCGAGCGGCTGCACGCCACCAACAACTTCCCCGACTTCACCGGACGGCTGTGCCCGGCGCCCTGCGAGCCGGCCTGTGTGCTTGGCATCAACCAGGATCCGGTGACGATCAAGCAGATCGAGCTGGAGATCATCGACAAGGCCTTCGACGAAGGCTGGGTCGTTCCGCTGCCCCCGGACAAGCTGACCGGAAGGACGGTCGCGGTGGTGGGCTCGGGCCCGGCCGGTCTGGCCGCGGCGCAGCAACTCACCCGCGCCGGCCACAGCGTGACGGTCTTCGAGCGCGACGACCGCATCGGAGGGCTGCTGCGCTACGGCATCCCCGAGTTCAAGATGGAAAAGCGCCACCTGAACCGCCGGCTGGCGCAAATGGAAGCCGAGGACACCGAGTTTCGGGCCGGCGTGAACGTCGGTGTCGACATCAGCGCCGAACAGTTGCGCGCCGACTTCGACGCGGTGGTGCTGGCCGGCGGCGCGACCGCCTGGCGCGACCTGCCCATTCCCGGCCGTGACCTGGATGGCATTCACCAGGCGATGGAATTCCTGCCGTGGGCCAACCGAGTCCAAGAAGGTGACGACGTGCTGGGTCCCGACGGGGAGCCGCCGATCACCGCCAAGGGCAAGAAGGTCGTCATCATCGGCGGCGGGGACACCGGCGCCGACTGCTTGGGCACCGTGCACCGCCAGGGTGCCATCAGCGTGCACCAGTTCGAGATCATGCCGCGACCGCCGGACACCCGCGCCGAGTCGACGCCGTGGCCGACCTACCCGCTGATGTACCGGGTGTCGGCCGCGCACGAAGAGGGCGGAGAGCGGGTGTTCTCGGTCAACACCGAGGAATTCGTGGGCCGCGACGGCCATGTCACCGCGCTGAAGGCGCACGAGGTGCGCATGCAGGACGGCAAGTTCGTCAAGGTCGACGGCTCCGATTTCGAGCTGGAAGCCGACCTCGTGTTGCTGGCGATGGGCTTCGTCGGGCCCGAGAAGCCGGGACTGCTCACGGACCTCGGAGTCGAGTTCACCGAGCGCGGAAACGTGGCCCGCGGCGACGAGTTCGAGACCTCCGTGCCCGGGGTGTTCGTTGCCGGCGACATGGGTCGTGGCCAGTCGTTGATCGTCTGGGCGATCGCCGAGGGTCGGGCCGCCGCAGCGGCGGTGGACCGCTATCTGATGGGCCGCAGCGCGCTCCCGGCGCCGATCAAGCCAACTGCCGCGCCGCAACGCTAG